The following coding sequences are from one Roseobacter ponti window:
- a CDS encoding ABC transporter substrate-binding protein produces MQSIKSSLLAMALAATAVSATAQTDITVALQLEPPHLDPTSAAAGAIDSVLYSNVFEGLTRFMADGSVVPGLAKSWEISDDGLSYTFTLQDGVTFHDGTAMDAEDVKFTLDRILAEDSANAQKALYEAISAVEVVNPLTLRITLSEPNGNLLFNLAWGDAVIVAPETIGNIKQMPVGTGAFKFVQWAQSDRIELVRNDDYWGTPAVLETATFKFISDPTAAFAAVMAGDVDFFSAFPAPENLPQFEADPRFQVLVGSTEGETILSTNNKMPPFDNLLVRQAVAHAIDRQAIIDGAMFGYGTPIGTHFAPHNPAYVDLTGQSAYDPEKAKSLLAEAGLADGFETTLYLPPPSYARRGGEIIASQLAEVGITAKITNVEWAQWLESVFRGKDFGLTIVSHTEPMDIGIYANPDYYFQYDNPEFQELIAKLNSTTDPEMRIEMMAKAQKIIADDYVNGYLFQLANTSVAKAGLQGLWANAPTQATDLTAVSWAE; encoded by the coding sequence ATGCAGTCCATCAAAAGCAGCCTTCTGGCCATGGCGCTGGCCGCCACCGCCGTCAGTGCCACGGCGCAGACCGACATCACCGTGGCATTGCAGCTGGAACCGCCGCATCTCGACCCGACCTCCGCTGCGGCGGGTGCCATCGATTCCGTGCTCTACTCCAACGTTTTCGAGGGGCTTACCCGGTTTATGGCCGACGGCTCGGTGGTTCCCGGTCTGGCAAAGTCCTGGGAAATCTCCGATGACGGGCTGAGCTATACCTTTACGCTTCAGGACGGTGTCACTTTCCATGACGGCACAGCCATGGACGCCGAAGACGTGAAATTCACGCTCGACCGGATCCTGGCCGAAGACAGCGCGAATGCGCAAAAAGCACTTTACGAGGCCATCAGCGCGGTTGAGGTCGTCAACCCGCTGACCCTGCGCATCACCCTTTCTGAGCCCAACGGCAATCTGCTCTTCAATCTTGCCTGGGGTGATGCTGTAATCGTGGCCCCCGAAACCATCGGTAATATCAAACAGATGCCCGTGGGCACGGGTGCCTTTAAGTTTGTGCAATGGGCGCAGTCAGACCGGATTGAACTGGTGCGCAACGACGATTACTGGGGCACGCCCGCCGTGCTGGAAACTGCGACGTTCAAATTCATCTCTGATCCCACCGCCGCTTTTGCCGCTGTAATGGCCGGTGACGTGGATTTCTTCTCCGCCTTCCCGGCCCCGGAAAACCTGCCGCAGTTCGAAGCCGACCCCCGGTTTCAGGTGCTTGTCGGCTCCACCGAGGGTGAAACTATTCTGAGCACCAACAACAAAATGCCGCCCTTTGACAATCTGCTCGTCCGCCAGGCTGTGGCCCACGCCATTGACCGCCAGGCGATCATTGACGGCGCAATGTTCGGCTATGGCACGCCGATCGGCACCCATTTTGCGCCACACAACCCGGCCTATGTGGATCTGACGGGACAATCCGCCTACGATCCCGAAAAGGCGAAAAGCCTGCTGGCCGAAGCGGGCCTTGCAGACGGCTTCGAGACGACGCTTTATCTGCCACCCCCCTCCTATGCCCGACGCGGTGGCGAGATCATCGCCTCACAACTCGCCGAGGTCGGCATCACCGCAAAGATCACCAATGTTGAATGGGCGCAGTGGCTCGAATCAGTCTTCCGCGGCAAAGATTTCGGCCTGACCATCGTCAGCCACACCGAACCCATGGACATCGGTATCTATGCCAACCCGGATTACTATTTCCAGTACGACAATCCGGAGTTTCAGGAGCTGATCGCAAAACTGAACAGCACCACCGACCCTGAAATGCGCATCGAAATGATGGCCAAAGCACAGAAAATCATCGCGGATGATTACGTTAACGGATACCTGTTCCAGCTTGCCAATACCTCGGTGGCCAAAGCCGGTCTGCAGGGCCTCTGGGCCAATGCCCCGACCCAGGCCACGGATCTGACTGCTGTAAGCTGGGCAGAATAA
- a CDS encoding acetylornithine deacetylase/succinyl-diaminopimelate desuccinylase family protein produces MTSPLSALFEARRDDLIALTQDLIRIPTLNPPGRDYRAICEYLDRRLSARGFSTELIRATGTPGDSDRYPRWNIIARHSGPHGGDCVHFNSHTDVVETGRGWSFDPFAGTVSNGRIYGRGACDMKGGLAASVIAAEAFTETHPEYSGHIEISGTADEESGGYGGVAYLAERGYFSPDRVQHVIIPEPLNKDRICLGHRGGWWAQIETKGEIAHGSMPFLGDCAVRHMGAVLSAFEETLFPAMAARRTEMPVVPEGARQSTMNINSVHGGEPEPEPGFSGLPAHCVPDSCRIVIDRRFLAEEPLDQVRAEVTALLEGLKETRADFDYTLTELNAVLPSMTDRSAPVVQTVARAIEDIMGKKPDYVASPGTYDQKHIDRIGRLKNCIAYGPGILELAHKPDEYVGIDDMLDSAKVMGRTLETLLTGAA; encoded by the coding sequence ATGACGTCACCGCTTTCTGCTCTCTTTGAGGCCCGCCGCGACGATCTGATCGCGCTCACTCAGGATCTGATCCGCATTCCCACACTCAATCCGCCGGGACGGGACTACCGGGCAATCTGCGAATACCTCGACCGCCGTCTGAGCGCGCGCGGTTTCAGCACTGAACTGATCCGCGCGACCGGCACGCCCGGTGACAGCGACCGCTATCCGCGCTGGAACATCATCGCCCGCCATTCCGGACCGCACGGTGGCGACTGCGTGCATTTCAACAGTCACACGGATGTGGTCGAAACGGGAAGGGGCTGGAGCTTCGATCCCTTCGCCGGCACCGTGAGCAATGGCAGGATCTACGGACGCGGCGCCTGCGATATGAAAGGTGGTCTCGCAGCTTCTGTTATTGCCGCAGAAGCCTTTACAGAGACACATCCGGAGTACAGCGGCCACATTGAGATCTCAGGCACGGCAGATGAGGAATCCGGTGGCTATGGCGGTGTCGCTTATCTTGCGGAACGGGGTTATTTCAGCCCGGACCGTGTGCAGCATGTGATTATTCCCGAGCCGCTGAACAAAGACCGCATCTGTCTGGGCCATCGCGGTGGCTGGTGGGCGCAGATCGAAACCAAAGGCGAGATTGCACATGGCTCAATGCCTTTTCTGGGCGATTGCGCTGTCCGTCATATGGGGGCGGTGCTGTCCGCCTTTGAAGAGACGCTTTTTCCTGCCATGGCCGCGCGCCGGACTGAGATGCCCGTGGTGCCCGAGGGCGCGCGCCAGTCCACCATGAACATCAACTCGGTGCACGGTGGCGAGCCCGAGCCGGAACCCGGTTTCTCAGGCCTGCCCGCGCACTGCGTACCCGACAGCTGCCGGATCGTGATCGATCGCCGCTTTCTGGCAGAGGAACCGCTGGATCAGGTGCGCGCCGAGGTCACCGCCCTGCTGGAGGGGCTGAAAGAAACGCGGGCAGATTTCGACTACACCCTGACAGAACTGAACGCGGTGCTGCCCAGCATGACGGACCGTTCGGCCCCTGTGGTACAGACGGTGGCCCGGGCGATTGAAGATATCATGGGCAAAAAGCCTGACTATGTCGCCTCTCCCGGAACCTATGACCAGAAACACATTGACCGCATCGGCAGGCTGAAAAACTGCATTGCCTATGGCCCGGGGATCCTTGAGCTTGCGCATAAACCGGATGAATACGTCGGCATCGATGATATGCTCGACAGCGCAAAGGTCATGGGGCGCACGCTGGAAACTCTGCTGACCGGCGCGGCCTGA
- a CDS encoding aminotransferase class V-fold PLP-dependent enzyme, with protein sequence MTAFPPELMTEIRNRFAHVDSCPFQGPRIFFENAGGALTLKSAVETSATFAAIPDNQGRDNPAAAALGDIINRAKADMQTFFNADGGQFFVGESGTELTFRLTRTAVTGAEKGGKVIGSTVEHPASRSAARHWAGIAGKPYISVPHDDATGAVTAEAYAEYMSPDVRVATILHTSPVTGIANDVASIAAAIRAISPGAFIIVDGIQHASHGRIDIAACDIDGYVVSPYKVFSRHGYGVAWVSDRLTALPLEQLIDGPRASWEMGTRDTGAYATFSDVVAYFDWLGAQHSSGTEPRARIEAAGAAIHAHEKSLTDIMLHGTGNLPGLAELPGIMILGGPDNPGREGLVCFALDHVPADRIVSRLNEAGIRTHIRRADHYSGNILTPLGLEAAVRVSLCHYNTSAEVSALLAAMKEIAAP encoded by the coding sequence ATGACTGCATTCCCGCCAGAACTGATGACCGAAATCCGCAACCGGTTTGCGCATGTGGACAGCTGTCCGTTCCAGGGCCCGCGCATCTTTTTTGAAAACGCCGGTGGCGCACTGACGCTGAAGTCGGCCGTGGAAACCTCTGCGACCTTTGCCGCGATCCCGGACAACCAGGGGCGCGACAACCCTGCGGCTGCGGCCCTCGGTGACATCATCAACCGCGCAAAAGCTGATATGCAAACGTTTTTTAATGCAGATGGCGGCCAGTTTTTTGTTGGGGAAAGTGGCACAGAGCTGACGTTCCGGCTGACCCGCACCGCCGTTACAGGCGCTGAAAAAGGCGGAAAAGTCATCGGCTCCACAGTTGAACATCCGGCCTCCCGTTCAGCTGCACGTCACTGGGCCGGCATCGCGGGCAAGCCTTATATCTCCGTGCCGCATGATGATGCGACCGGCGCTGTGACCGCTGAGGCCTATGCAGAATATATGTCACCTGACGTCCGTGTTGCGACAATTCTGCACACCTCCCCGGTCACCGGAATCGCCAATGACGTCGCCTCCATCGCCGCCGCGATCCGTGCAATCAGCCCCGGGGCTTTTATCATCGTCGACGGCATTCAGCATGCAAGCCACGGCCGGATTGATATCGCTGCCTGCGACATCGACGGCTATGTTGTGTCCCCTTACAAAGTCTTTTCGCGCCATGGATACGGTGTTGCATGGGTATCTGACCGGCTGACCGCCCTGCCGCTGGAGCAGCTTATCGACGGACCCCGCGCCAGCTGGGAAATGGGCACCCGTGATACCGGTGCCTATGCGACTTTTTCGGATGTCGTGGCCTATTTCGACTGGCTGGGCGCTCAGCACAGCTCCGGTACAGAGCCCCGCGCCCGTATCGAGGCGGCAGGGGCCGCCATCCATGCGCATGAAAAATCACTGACCGACATTATGCTGCATGGCACAGGCAATCTGCCTGGTCTGGCTGAACTCCCGGGCATTATGATCCTTGGTGGTCCGGATAATCCCGGCCGCGAGGGGCTTGTCTGCTTCGCGCTTGACCATGTGCCGGCGGACAGGATCGTGAGCCGCCTGAACGAAGCCGGCATTCGCACCCATATCCGCAGGGCAGACCACTATTCGGGCAATATCCTGACGCCCCTCGGGCTTGAAGCCGCCGTACGCGTGTCGCTGTGTCATTATAACACATCTGCTGAGGTGTCTGCTCTCCTCGCCGCGATGAAAGAAATCGCCGCCCCCTGA
- a CDS encoding formate/nitrite transporter family protein — MSPAEEKRKEEESVNEAAALAPKLIYEVIRREGDEEMARPKRSLVWSGIAAGVMISLSVLGEAIFRTYLPDTGGRYLIENVGYSLGFLAVIMGRMQLFTENTITTVLPVMVERTWSIVFRMLRLWCIVLGANVIGAFAAAALIVFTPAIAPEVLSSVIDLSHHATGMGASTGFWRAIPAGVIVALIVWMLPQADSAKFFLILTFTWLIAAGDFTHIVAGSVEMAALILLGDLNAYGAVFGFFLPVLAGNIIGGTVIFALMAWGQVRDELPDP; from the coding sequence ATGAGCCCGGCTGAAGAGAAGAGAAAAGAAGAGGAATCGGTCAACGAGGCCGCGGCGCTGGCGCCGAAACTCATCTATGAAGTTATCCGTCGCGAAGGCGACGAAGAAATGGCGCGCCCCAAGCGGTCTCTGGTCTGGTCCGGCATTGCGGCCGGCGTCATGATCAGCCTGTCGGTGCTGGGTGAGGCGATTTTCCGGACATATCTGCCGGATACAGGTGGCCGCTATCTCATTGAAAATGTAGGATACTCACTGGGCTTTCTCGCGGTCATCATGGGCCGGATGCAGCTTTTCACGGAAAATACGATCACCACCGTTCTGCCTGTGATGGTCGAACGGACATGGAGTATTGTGTTCAGAATGCTGCGGCTGTGGTGCATCGTACTGGGCGCCAATGTCATCGGGGCCTTTGCGGCGGCGGCTCTGATCGTCTTTACGCCTGCCATTGCGCCGGAAGTCCTGAGTTCAGTCATTGATCTGTCACATCATGCAACGGGCATGGGGGCGTCCACAGGGTTCTGGCGTGCCATCCCGGCGGGCGTGATCGTTGCCCTGATCGTCTGGATGCTGCCTCAGGCGGATTCGGCCAAGTTCTTTCTCATCCTGACTTTCACCTGGCTGATCGCTGCAGGAGACTTTACTCATATCGTAGCGGGCTCTGTAGAAATGGCTGCCTTGATCCTGCTGGGGGATCTGAACGCTTACGGCGCGGTTTTCGGTTTCTTTCTGCCGGTGCTGGCAGGCAATATAATCGGCGGCACGGTCATTTTTGCCTTGATGGCATGGGGCCAGGTGAGGGATGAATTACCGGACCCCTGA
- a CDS encoding PLDc N-terminal domain-containing protein, with translation MEYAGFGGFILLVLNIWAIVSVIGSRASTGGKVIWVLLIIVLPLVGFIIWFFAGPRAASATV, from the coding sequence ATGGAATATGCAGGTTTTGGCGGATTTATCCTTCTGGTCCTGAACATATGGGCCATCGTGTCCGTGATCGGCTCGCGGGCCTCGACCGGAGGCAAGGTGATCTGGGTCCTTCTGATCATAGTGCTGCCGCTTGTCGGCTTTATAATCTGGTTCTTTGCGGGGCCGCGTGCGGCCTCAGCGACCGTATGA
- a CDS encoding YihY/virulence factor BrkB family protein, producing MIAPLRYPVRTYRAAAAAVFANMAKNNLALISAGVAFFSMLSIFPALAALIAVLSLIADPAVVITQLEEVRGLMPDEVYQILNRQIVGLVSTSSDTLGWAGGVSVAVALWSARAGVGAIMQGLNTVYATEGRATWRHYVRALMLTVSLVSVAIIALVSLVVAPIVLSFLQVGTLTVIAAEILRWGIAIAVIFAGIGMVYRYGPNRSGISIGWVTPGAVFSVTSWAAVSVAFSFYVSHFGNYNEVYGSIGAVIAMLVWLWISTFLVLIGASLNAELEKRATPGRIALRRSRRRRSGERPDSTTAVAAVSPGAGRGEIPDLTKNPRISG from the coding sequence ATGATTGCTCCGCTGCGCTACCCTGTCAGGACGTATCGCGCAGCGGCCGCCGCTGTCTTCGCCAATATGGCGAAAAACAACCTCGCGCTGATTTCGGCCGGGGTTGCATTTTTCTCGATGCTCTCGATTTTTCCGGCCCTTGCGGCGCTCATCGCCGTGCTCAGTCTGATTGCGGACCCTGCTGTGGTTATCACACAGCTTGAAGAGGTGCGCGGGCTGATGCCTGACGAGGTGTATCAGATCCTCAACAGGCAGATTGTGGGTCTGGTAAGCACCAGTTCGGACACTCTTGGCTGGGCGGGTGGTGTGTCCGTGGCTGTCGCGCTCTGGTCTGCGCGCGCCGGCGTGGGCGCGATCATGCAGGGTCTCAATACCGTTTACGCCACCGAAGGACGGGCGACCTGGCGCCATTACGTGCGGGCCCTGATGCTCACCGTGAGCCTTGTCAGCGTTGCAATCATTGCTCTGGTCAGCCTTGTCGTGGCACCGATTGTGCTGAGCTTTCTGCAGGTCGGGACACTTACCGTCATCGCGGCGGAAATCCTGCGCTGGGGCATCGCCATCGCGGTGATCTTTGCGGGGATCGGCATGGTCTACCGGTACGGTCCGAACCGCAGCGGCATCAGCATCGGCTGGGTAACGCCCGGGGCTGTCTTTTCGGTCACCTCATGGGCAGCTGTCTCGGTGGCGTTCTCCTTTTATGTCTCGCATTTTGGCAATTATAATGAGGTCTACGGATCCATCGGTGCCGTGATCGCCATGCTGGTCTGGCTCTGGATCAGCACATTTTTGGTGCTGATCGGGGCCTCTCTGAATGCAGAGCTGGAAAAACGCGCCACGCCCGGACGCATTGCTTTGCGCCGCTCTCGCCGGCGCAGATCAGGTGAGCGGCCGGACAGTACGACGGCCGTTGCAGCTGTTTCGCCCGGTGCCGGCAGGGGCGAAATTCCCGATCTTACGAAAAATCCGCGCATCTCCGGCTGA
- a CDS encoding Dps family protein, with product MTSALNVVPEKSDVSTGVGDTEAMARGLENMLADTYRLIFKTHAIHWNVEGPMFFSVHNLTEEQYSEMFEAADVIAERIRALGELAPASLQSIVANSVVQDKEDPQSAGEMCEDLAADHERVAHRMHAVIKVAGGHGDPVTEDLAVARATFHEKAAWMLRSISKS from the coding sequence ATGACAAGCGCATTGAATGTAGTGCCCGAAAAGAGCGACGTGAGCACCGGCGTCGGAGATACAGAAGCGATGGCGCGCGGTCTGGAGAATATGCTGGCGGATACATACCGGCTGATTTTCAAAACGCACGCCATTCACTGGAACGTGGAAGGGCCGATGTTTTTCTCGGTGCATAACCTGACCGAAGAACAGTACAGCGAAATGTTTGAGGCAGCCGATGTGATCGCCGAACGGATCCGCGCGCTGGGTGAATTGGCGCCGGCTTCGCTGCAGTCAATTGTCGCCAATTCTGTTGTACAGGATAAGGAAGATCCGCAATCTGCCGGCGAGATGTGCGAGGATCTGGCAGCGGATCACGAGCGTGTGGCGCACCGGATGCATGCTGTGATTAAGGTTGCAGGCGGGCATGGCGACCCGGTAACCGAAGATCTTGCAGTAGCCCGCGCCACTTTCCACGAAAAGGCGGCATGGATGCTGCGATCAATCTCGAAAAGCTGA
- a CDS encoding response regulator — translation MTDASASTDISDQLGEALPYLRRFARAMTGSQDSGDRFAAASLEAILADRSVLDGVSVKTGVFRVLYRIWSSAGAPVDMEESGLRAQAQKHMSRLTDNSREALLLHTIEGFNFGEVAEIIGITQDEAEELVKIARREMADAVSGSVMIIEDEAIIAMDLESIVTDMGHRVTGVARTRAEANEIGTADVPDMILADIQLADNSSGIDAINDLIGRLGDRPVIFITAFPERLLTGEKHEPAFLISKPYTEEQVISAVSQAMFFSSTETLRA, via the coding sequence ATGACAGATGCTTCAGCATCCACCGACATCAGCGACCAGCTTGGCGAAGCACTACCCTATCTGCGCCGCTTTGCGCGTGCAATGACGGGCAGTCAGGATTCAGGGGATCGCTTTGCCGCAGCGTCGCTCGAGGCAATTCTTGCGGACCGTTCGGTTCTGGACGGGGTCAGTGTGAAAACCGGCGTGTTCCGGGTGCTGTACCGGATCTGGTCTTCAGCCGGTGCGCCGGTCGACATGGAAGAAAGCGGTCTGCGTGCGCAGGCCCAGAAACATATGTCACGTCTAACCGATAACAGCCGTGAAGCCCTGTTGCTGCACACCATCGAGGGTTTCAACTTCGGTGAGGTAGCAGAAATTATCGGCATCACGCAGGACGAAGCCGAAGAGCTTGTAAAAATTGCACGGCGCGAAATGGCGGATGCTGTTTCCGGGTCGGTAATGATCATCGAGGACGAAGCGATCATTGCAATGGATCTGGAAAGCATCGTGACCGACATGGGCCATCGCGTGACCGGCGTGGCCAGAACACGCGCCGAAGCCAATGAGATCGGCACCGCAGATGTGCCCGATATGATCCTCGCGGATATCCAGCTGGCAGATAATTCCTCCGGCATCGATGCCATCAATGACCTGATCGGACGTCTGGGTGATCGCCCGGTGATCTTCATCACCGCCTTCCCCGAGCGCCTGCTGACCGGCGAAAAGCACGAACCGGCATTCCTGATCTCCAAGCCTTATACCGAGGAACAGGTGATCTCGGCTGTCAGCCAGGCCATGTTCTTTTCATCGACAGAGACCCTTCGCGCCTGA
- a CDS encoding NepR family anti-sigma factor, whose product MTQADSDPKRESVIDENLKRVYKEALEEGVPDRFRDLLAELKKQDSPKGSDK is encoded by the coding sequence ATGACGCAGGCAGATTCAGACCCGAAGCGTGAAAGCGTGATTGATGAGAACCTTAAACGGGTCTACAAAGAAGCGCTTGAAGAAGGCGTACCGGACCGGTTTCGCGATCTGCTGGCCGAGCTTAAAAAGCAGGACAGCCCGAAAGGTTCCGACAAATGA
- a CDS encoding RNA polymerase sigma factor: MSSEDPRDELVEHLPAMRAFAISLTRNGATADDMVQDTLVKAWTNIDKFQAGTNMRAWLFTILRNTYYSSRRKTRREVADIDGVHTEALAEKPAHDGRLAMKDFRDAFALLTDEQREALLLVGASGFSYEEAAGMCGVAVGTIKSRTNRARQRLAELMQLDDDEKLELTDDATMSVISASKAASF, translated from the coding sequence ATGAGTTCTGAAGATCCGCGGGACGAACTTGTAGAGCATCTGCCTGCCATGCGCGCTTTTGCAATCAGCCTGACCCGCAACGGGGCCACGGCGGATGACATGGTGCAGGACACGCTTGTCAAAGCATGGACAAATATAGATAAATTTCAGGCCGGTACGAATATGCGGGCCTGGCTTTTCACCATTCTGCGCAACACTTACTACTCATCCCGCCGCAAGACCCGGCGTGAGGTCGCGGATATCGATGGGGTGCACACCGAGGCGCTGGCGGAAAAGCCTGCGCATGACGGGCGCCTCGCGATGAAGGATTTCCGTGATGCTTTTGCCCTGCTGACCGATGAACAGCGCGAAGCACTGCTTCTGGTGGGCGCATCGGGCTTTTCTTATGAGGAAGCGGCCGGGATGTGCGGGGTGGCTGTCGGGACAATCAAAAGCCGTACAAACCGCGCGCGGCAGAGACTTGCCGAGCTGATGCAGCTGGATGACGACGAAAAACTCGAGCTGACGGACGATGCGACCATGTCTGTTATCTCAGCGTCGAAAGCCGCTTCTTTCTGA
- a CDS encoding sensor histidine kinase has translation MTGGFLDGDIFRGLAFRILVFLSLALLPFGLISVVQTRELAEQAVRNAETSLIGLTERAAGAERTIIQEAFGSADAISSFARAFIAEPEVCSDFLARYIETEDRYSQIGFVGTDGVMSCTSAGGVHDYSDDPAFQQVLLNPRRTVRFIREPAISGKPVLLVLRPVFEGDILLGFMTMSIPRAAVDNIVRPEPERLPFGVIVFNQGGEVVLSSPGDFDAELNQPLNRSLTALIGEKPSVFTDENNAGETRVYSVVSIVPDVAYSMAVWRSDDLIASTDRTGRLSLFLPVMMWLASLVVAFWSINRLAIRHIRKLSRQMRLFAYNRRMPRNTLGHGVPRELQEIQQSFVNMAGSIIRDEASLEDNIRDKNILLKEVHHRVKNNLQLISSIMNMQIRRARTEDARFVLKRLQDRILSLATVHKNLYQSERLDRVDAGALIKEIVQQLLVVGLPAGSGIKVNQHYDQIMLDADDAAPLTLTVSEAVTNAMKYINEPGQGGTPQLDITFAMSGDDAAVFTISNTTPPDSGTKGTGLGSQLINAFARQLNGGVEVFHEDGLHRLVLTFPLSQRDLKIHDY, from the coding sequence ATGACCGGCGGGTTTCTCGATGGCGATATTTTTCGCGGGCTTGCCTTTCGCATCCTCGTGTTTCTGTCGCTGGCGCTGCTTCCCTTCGGGCTGATCTCGGTCGTGCAGACGCGTGAGCTTGCAGAGCAGGCTGTGCGAAACGCCGAAACCTCGCTCATCGGTCTGACGGAACGCGCGGCCGGTGCGGAACGCACGATCATCCAGGAAGCTTTTGGTTCCGCAGACGCGATCAGTTCTTTTGCCCGGGCTTTTATTGCGGAGCCTGAGGTCTGCAGCGATTTCCTGGCGCGGTATATTGAGACTGAAGACCGCTACTCCCAGATCGGCTTTGTCGGTACCGACGGGGTGATGAGCTGCACCTCTGCGGGGGGCGTGCATGACTATTCCGACGATCCGGCGTTCCAGCAGGTGCTTTTGAATCCCCGCCGCACCGTGCGCTTTATCCGGGAACCTGCAATCAGCGGTAAGCCGGTACTGCTGGTTTTGCGGCCCGTGTTTGAGGGCGATATCCTCCTGGGGTTTATGACGATGTCGATCCCCCGGGCGGCTGTGGACAATATCGTGCGCCCCGAACCGGAACGGCTGCCATTCGGTGTCATCGTTTTCAACCAGGGCGGTGAGGTGGTTCTTTCATCTCCCGGCGATTTCGATGCAGAGCTGAACCAGCCCTTAAACCGCAGCCTGACCGCGCTGATCGGTGAAAAGCCGTCAGTTTTCACTGACGAGAACAACGCCGGAGAGACCCGTGTTTATTCGGTCGTGTCCATCGTGCCTGACGTGGCCTATTCCATGGCCGTCTGGCGCAGTGACGATCTGATTGCCAGCACGGACCGCACCGGCCGGCTGAGCCTTTTTCTGCCCGTGATGATGTGGCTCGCCAGCCTTGTGGTTGCCTTCTGGTCGATCAACCGCCTCGCAATCCGGCATATCCGCAAGCTGAGCCGGCAGATGCGGCTTTTTGCCTATAACCGGCGCATGCCGCGCAACACGCTGGGTCATGGCGTGCCCCGCGAACTGCAGGAAATTCAGCAGTCCTTTGTGAACATGGCCGGATCGATCATCCGGGACGAAGCATCGCTGGAAGACAATATCCGTGACAAGAACATCCTGCTTAAAGAAGTGCATCACCGGGTTAAGAATAACCTGCAGCTTATATCGTCGATCATGAACATGCAGATCCGGCGCGCCCGGACCGAAGACGCGCGGTTCGTGCTTAAACGGCTGCAGGACCGTATTCTGAGTCTCGCAACCGTGCACAAGAACCTGTACCAGAGCGAGCGGCTGGACCGGGTCGACGCCGGCGCCCTGATCAAAGAGATCGTGCAGCAGCTGCTGGTCGTGGGCCTGCCTGCGGGTTCAGGCATTAAAGTGAACCAGCACTATGACCAGATCATGCTGGACGCCGATGATGCAGCACCCCTGACCCTGACAGTGTCCGAGGCCGTGACAAATGCGATGAAATATATCAACGAGCCGGGGCAGGGCGGCACGCCGCAGCTCGATATTACCTTTGCGATGAGTGGCGATGATGCTGCCGTCTTTACCATCAGCAACACCACGCCTCCGGATTCCGGGACCAAGGGCACGGGCCTTGGTTCGCAGCTGATCAACGCTTTCGCGCGGCAGCTTAACGGGGGCGTCGAAGTGTTCCACGAGGATGGTCTGCACAGGCTGGTGCTGACCTTTCCGCTCAGCCAGCGCGACCTGAAAATCCACGACTACTGA
- a CDS encoding cupin domain-containing protein, producing MDIGHRLRAIRKQRGLSQRELAARAGLTNGTISLIEKNRTSPSVASLKSLLDAIPISMAEFFATIEDQGQSKYFYKAGEFTEIAPTDDDAQLLSLRMLGGAHENALQLLHERYEPGADTGPEFLSHDAEEAGVVVRGQIEITVDEEISTLGPGDGYLFNSRLPHRFRNTGTEPCEIISACTPPSF from the coding sequence TTGGACATCGGCCACAGATTAAGGGCAATCCGCAAGCAGCGTGGCCTGTCTCAGCGGGAACTTGCCGCCCGCGCCGGCCTGACAAACGGCACAATCTCCCTGATTGAGAAAAACCGGACCAGCCCGTCGGTTGCCTCGCTCAAAAGTCTCCTTGATGCGATTCCCATATCGATGGCTGAATTCTTTGCCACGATCGAAGACCAGGGACAGAGCAAGTACTTCTATAAGGCGGGCGAATTTACCGAAATCGCACCCACAGATGATGATGCACAGCTTTTGTCCCTGAGAATGCTGGGCGGTGCACATGAGAACGCGTTGCAGCTCCTGCACGAACGCTATGAACCGGGGGCAGATACCGGCCCGGAATTTCTCAGCCATGATGCCGAAGAAGCAGGCGTGGTTGTGCGCGGTCAGATCGAAATCACCGTGGATGAAGAAATCAGCACGCTCGGGCCGGGCGACGGGTATCTTTTCAACAGCCGTCTGCCGCACCGGTTCCGCAATACCGGCACTGAGCCCTGCGAGATTATCAGTGCCTGTACGCCACCGAGTTTCTGA